One region of Oryza sativa Japonica Group chromosome 5, ASM3414082v1 genomic DNA includes:
- the LOC4338282 gene encoding germin-like protein 5-1 precursor: MARPSLPCAVVAVLLLALLPTPSTAGDPDLLQDICVADLTSAVKVNGFACKAAVTEDDFYFKGLAAAGNTNNTYGSVVTGANVEKLPGLNTLGVSMSRIDYAPGGLNPPHTHPRATEMVFVLQGTLDVGFITTANKLYTKTISAGDVFVFPRGLLHFQKNNGDTPAAVISAFNSQLPGTQSLAMTLFAASPEVPDGVLTKAFQVGTKEVEKIKSRLAPKKR; encoded by the exons ATGGCTAGGCCTTCTCTCCCGTGTGCCGTCGtggccgtcctcctcctcgccctcctccccacgccgtccaccgccggcgaccctGACCTGCTCCAGGACATCTGCGTCGCTGACCTCACCTCAG CCGTGAAGGTGAATGGGTTCGCGTGCaaggcggcggtgacggaggaCGACTTCTACTTCAAggggcttgccgccgccggcaacacCAACAACACGTACGGCTCGGTGGTGACCGGCGCCAACGTGGAGAAGTTGCCGGGGCTCAACACCCTGGGCGTGTCCATGTCCCGGATCGACTacgcccccggcggcctcaaCCCGCCGCACACCCACCCGCGCGCCACCGAGATGGTGTTCGTCCTGCAGGGCACCCTCGACGTCGGCTTCATCACCACCGCCAACAAGCTGTACACCAAGACCATCTCTGCCGGCGACGTCTTCGTCTTCCCGCGCGGCCTGCTCCACTTCCAGAAGAACAACGGCGacacccccgccgccgtcatctCCGCCTTCAACAGCCAGCTGCCCGGCACGCAGTCCCTCGCCATGACGCTCTTCGCGGCGTCGCCGGAGGTGCCCGACGGCGTGCTCACCAAGGCCTTCCAGGTTGGCAccaaggaggtggagaagaTCAAATCCAGGCTTGCACCCAAGAAGAGATAA